Genomic window (Arachis hypogaea cultivar Tifrunner chromosome 13, arahy.Tifrunner.gnm2.J5K5, whole genome shotgun sequence):
attatagctcacttggccttacatatatcctcacccttaccttagccccattaaccttgaaaagacctcatgatgtttgcattggtatactaaatatttgttgattggttagataaagaacaaagttttagaaagcatgactatagaagagtagagtgattgaccctagacacttgtgagattagagtgcatatatacttccagtgagggttcaatgcttgattctatgtttcctacttttatgagctatcttcttacaagtttacttgtcttttattgtgtgatttgaattagtagaatctgatttatttttgtcttgaagaacttgtttaCCTTTAAACAAGTAGATAGAGACATCaaagcatatagttgcatttacatacataggttgcattacatgagtcttacattcttttgtctccttgagcttagcatgaggacatgctaatgtataagtgtggggagattgataaactactattttatggtttatcttgtgctaatttgagtgatttttatcaagtctttgcacacttattcatacaatttgcatgatgttacaattccttcccaattttgttcttgattgaaaacttgcttcctaagcctttaaattgtgtatttttaatccctctatataccattcaatgccgtgatttgtgtattaagtgttttcaggctatatagggcaggaatagcttagaggatggaggggaagcttgcaaaaatggaaggaacacaagaaataaaggagatgaccagcgaggaacGACGCGCAAGCATAGCTCACGCGTGTGCGTAATTTGGAGattttgcacagcgacgcgtgtgcgtgactgacacgtacacatgacgtgcgccacgtgcagaaaatgcagaagacGCTGGGagcaattttgggctgagtttggacccatttttcggcccagaaacacagactagagcaggggacaagcagagactcaacacacattctcattcacatagtttttagttttagttttgaatcttagagagaaaacaatacttcctctaggttttttcacattcatagttttagagttttatgcttttgatttggatattgagaagagttactacctccattgaagttgccattattctagtttgtttccttattcctttactttttAATCACCCATTTACCCTGTTTAGatttacatatggatatctttgattttggaatttattaatgcaaagaactatttttacctttaattaattttcagttattattttattttgtttatcatatcttctttttattccctttttatttcTGTGAAAGcggtattcatgtcaatggagtagactcccaacttgacttaggagttgattaaaaggagacccttgagttgcaATACTCAAGTGTAATTAGGAACTGGAAGTTGTTggttggctctctagtcactaacgctaatccttccataggagaggattaggacttgtgaattgagGCTggtttagttacttgactttcctttattcggtaagggataactaagtagaaacaataaCCTATTAacattacacttgggaaaattcaacaaggatagaacttccaattaatcttcttccagttaaggctttttattttaaatacataaaacctcttgttaattccatgtgctttaattaataattattttaatttcccgttctccaactctaaaaattctgagaaaattcctgactaataaaatagcactcttttgtcaactcgttggaagacgacctgggaattttactcccagtattttattctcaatttgtgacaattctttctaaattgataagtggaattttcgtcggttaagaactgtactcgcaacgtTATTTCTATATTAAATTCTTAATCAGCAATTTTCCACCCGTCATTAGCAACTCCTTCATACATTTGATATATGATGGCATCTGTTGAAGGGCTTCAATGAAGGGGATGTTGATATGAAGAGACTTGAATGTATCTAGGTATCTAGAATATGTCTTCTCTTTTTCACCACCCCTGAGCCTCTGAGGGAATGGTACCTTTGATATATATGGTTTCAGGATTTCCTTTCCCATTGATTCCTTCATTTGTGCATGGTTGACTCCTTGTTCTTTCTCTTCCAGTATCTCCTGTGAAATTCCTTGAGTATGCTCTGATGGCTTGCTAAGTTCTTCCTCCAAAATCTCTTCATCTCTTAGAGTGatcaccttgcattcttcctatCTCGCATTCTTGGTCTCTCCTCTTAGGTTCTTCTTAGTATCACTTGGAAAGCTGTCAGTAGGCTTAGGAATTTGCTGAGAGAGGTATCCTACTTGAGATTCAAGCTTCTTGATGGTATCTCCCTGATTCTTCATATTAGACCTTACTTCATCCTTGAATGCCTTGTTGTCTTGAACCTCCTTGCACAGATCTCCAAGGAAGGCTTCAATACGAGATAGTCTATCCTCAGATGGTGGTGGTATGTTGGAATTGGGAGGCTGAGAATGGCTATTGTTGATATGGAGGTTGGTAGGAGTTGTTGTGTGGGGTTGGTATGATCTTTGATTGGATTGTTAGTAAGTGGAGTTATTGTAATGGTTGGAGTTGTGATGTCTTTAATCTTGGTTCTGGATTTGCTGGTTTCcctacccaaaatttgggtggttcttccaaccagggttgtaggtttTTGAGTGTGGATCATAGGCTTGTCTTGatgagtttccaacataattgACTTGCTCCCAATCACCGTCTTCCTCTGCATTGAACTCTTCTTGGGCTGGTGGTTGAGTATTGACTACTGCAACTTGGTTCTTCTCTATCTGCTTGGTGAGGTCTGCCAATTGCTTGGTGATCaacttgttttgagctagcaatgAATCCATGTGACTCAGCTCTATCACTCCTCTATTTGGGTTTctatcagaggcatagaagtattCATTATTGGCCACAGTTTCTATGATGTCTATGGCCTCATCAATTGTCTTCTTCTTATTGAGAGAGCCTCCTGAAGAGTGATCTAAGGCCTTCTTTGATTCTTGtgacaatccttcatagaaaatgtgtagctgtacccattcattgatcaTGTCCAgagggcaccttcttgtcaactccttgtatctctcccatgcttcatagagagtttccccatcttgttgtctaaacgtTTGTACCTCAGCCCTCAACCTGTTAACTCTTTGGGGAgggtagaatctcgccaagaactTATTCACCACTTCTTCCCAAGTTATCAAACTCTCTTTTGGAAAGGACTCTAGCCACTATGCTGCTTTATCCCTGAGAGAATAGGGAAACAAAAGCAGTTTGTAAGTGTCAGGGTGAACACCATTAGCCTTTATTGTGTCACAAATTCACAAGAATGTAGtcagatgttggtttggatcttcttgagcattttctccaaatgaacagttgttctgaacaagggtgattagctgtggtttgagctcaaaattgttggcatgtatggtgatGAAGGATCTTCTGAAAAAGCTGGTGACAGAAGTGATTGTTCCATGGTATCGTCCTGAGCTTCCAAGAAAGCTATGTCATACTCCTACTACTGGAATCTTGCTGCATGGGCCACCCGGTTGTGGCAAGACCACACTGGCTCACGCCATAGCTAATGAGACCCGTGTTCCCTTCTATCCGATATCAGCTACTGAGTTGGTTTCTGGAGTATCGGGTGCATCTGAAGAGAATATCCGAGAGCTTTTCGCCAAAGCATATCGGACTGCCCCATCAATCGTCTTCATTAATGAGATTGATTCAATTGCTTCGAAAAGAGATAATTTACAGCAAAAGATGGAGAAAAGAATTGTTACACAGTTACTTGCTAGCATGGATCAATCAAGTAGGTGTATGCAATCCGCTAATGATTCGGACAGTTCTAATGTTCATCCTAGCTATGTTCTTGTAATTGGAGCTACGAATAGGCCTGATGCTCTTGACTCGGCCTTGAGAAGGCCTGGGCAGTTTGATCGGGAGTTTGTTCTTGACATTCCTGATGAATCATCGAGAGAACATATCCTCTCTTTGCTCACTAGCAATCTTCCACTTCAGGGTTCATTGGATCTAAAAGACATAGCCAGGTCTACACCAGGATATGTCGGTGCTGATTTGGAAGCCTTGATTACGGCGGCTTGTAATTTGGCCATAAAAACATTTATTCCCAAAAGGATAGGTAGGTTtcaagatgctgcttccacagttccCAGGATTGGGACTGATGTAAGATCCTagcactcttctctcttgcccaacaTGATTACAAGAACCCTCTCTAACATGATTATATGCTTCCTCCTCCATAGCAATGTCTAGATCTTCTTCCAACTCTTCTTCACTAACTATGCCTttacctcttgcttccctccttagtctaaggaaggtcctctcatgttcactatcaaaagaggttGAGGCTCTTCCTCTTCTACTTGTCATACACTCAGCAAACAGACAAGCAAATGCAAGTGAAGAATTCAATCTTGTTGAAAATTATAGTTAGAGTGGTTAGTGCAAttgatcaaacagttagtggattagtgtgctagaaagtaaatgaacaaagaa
Coding sequences:
- the LOC112735146 gene encoding cell division control protein 48 homolog C-like — encoded protein: MVMKDLLKKLVTEVIVPWYRPELPRKLCHTPTTGILLHGPPGCGKTTLAHAIANETRVPFYPISATELVSGVSGASEENIRELFAKAYRTAPSIVFINEIDSIASKRDNLQQKMEKRIVTQLLASMDQSSRCMQSANDSDSSNVHPSYVLVIGATNRPDALDSALRRPGQFDREFVLDIPDESSREHILSLLTSNLPLQGSLDLKDIARSTPGYVGADLEALITAACNLAIKTFIPKRIGRFQDAASTVPRIGTDVRS